The Symphalangus syndactylus isolate Jambi chromosome 8, NHGRI_mSymSyn1-v2.1_pri, whole genome shotgun sequence genome includes a window with the following:
- the EIF2B2 gene encoding translation initiation factor eIF2B subunit beta isoform X3, giving the protein MPGSAAKGSELSERIESFVETLKRGGGPRSSEEMARETLGLLRQIITDHRWSNAGELMELIRREGRRMTAAQPSETTVGNMVRRVLKIIREEYGRLHGRSDESDQQESLHKLLTSGGLNEDFSFHYAQLQSNIIEAINELLVELEGTTENIAAQALEHIHSNEVIMTIGFSRTVEAFLKEAARKRKFHVIVAECAPFCQGHEMAVNLSKAGIETTVMTDAAIFAVMSRVNKVIIGTKTILANGALRAVTGTHTLALAAKHHSTPLIVCAPMFKLSPQFPNEEDSFHKFVAPEEVLPFTEVTQVKPLEGRDSQRNLHFSKC; this is encoded by the exons ATGCCGGGATCCGCAGCGAAGGGCTCGGAGTTGTCAGAGAGGATCGAGAGCTTCGTGGAGACCCTGAAGCGGGGTGGTGGGCCGCGCAGCTCCGAGGAAATGGCTCGGGAGACCCTGGGGCTGCTGCGCCAGATCATCACAGACCACCGCTGGAGCAACGCGG gggagctgatggagctgatcCGCAGAGAGGGCAGGAGGATGACGGCCGCTCAGCCCTCCGAGACCACCGTGGGCAACATGGTGCGGAGAGTGCTCAAGATTATCAGGGAGGAGTATGGCAG actccatgGACGCAGCGACGAGAGTGATCAGCAGGAGTCCCTGCACAAACTGTTGACATCCGGAGGCCTGAACGAGGATTTCAGCTTCCATTATGCCCAGCTCCAGTCCAACATCATTGAGGCGATTAATGAGCTGCTAGTGGAGCTGG AAGGGACAACGGAGAACATTGCAGCCCAGGCTCTGGAGCACATTCACTCCAATGAGGTGATCATGACCATTGGCTTCTCCCGAACAGTAGAGGCCTTCCTCAAAGAGGCTGCCCGAAAGAGGAAATTCCATGTCATTGTAGCAGAGTGTGCTCCTTTCTGCCAG GGTCATGAAATGGCTGTGAATTTGTCCAAAGCAGGTATTGAGACAACTGTCATGACTGATGCTGCAATTTTTGCCGTTATGTCAAGAGTCAACAAG GTGATCATTGGCacgaagaccatcctggccaatgggGCCCTGAGAGCTGTGACAGGAACTCACACTCTGGCACTGGCAGCAAAAcaccattccaccccactcatCGTCTGTGCACCTATGTTCAAACTTTCCCCACAg ttccCCAATGAAGAAGACTCATTTCATAAGTTTGTGGCTCCTGAAGAAGTCTTGCCATTCACAGAAG TGACTCAAGTTAAGCCTCTTGAAGGTAGAGACAGCCAGAGGAACCTTCACTTCTCAAAGTGTTGA
- the EIF2B2 gene encoding translation initiation factor eIF2B subunit beta isoform X2, with the protein MPGSAAKGSELSERIESFVETLKRGGGPRSSEEMARETLGLLRQIITDHRWSNAGELMELIRREGRRMTAAQPSETTVGNMVRRVLKIIREEYGRLHGRSDESDQQESLHKLLTSGGLNEDFSFHYAQLQSNIIEAINELLVELEGTTENIAAQALEHIHSNEVIMTIGFSRTVEAFLKEAARKRKFHVIVAECAPFCQGHEMAVNLSKAGIETTVMTDAAIFAVMSRVNKVIIGTKTILANGALRAVTGTHTLALAAKHHSTPLIVCAPMFKLSPQFPNEEDSFHKFVAPEEVLPFTEGDILEKVSVHCPVFDYVPPELITLFISNIGGNAPSYIYRLMSELYHPDDHVL; encoded by the exons ATGCCGGGATCCGCAGCGAAGGGCTCGGAGTTGTCAGAGAGGATCGAGAGCTTCGTGGAGACCCTGAAGCGGGGTGGTGGGCCGCGCAGCTCCGAGGAAATGGCTCGGGAGACCCTGGGGCTGCTGCGCCAGATCATCACAGACCACCGCTGGAGCAACGCGG gggagctgatggagctgatcCGCAGAGAGGGCAGGAGGATGACGGCCGCTCAGCCCTCCGAGACCACCGTGGGCAACATGGTGCGGAGAGTGCTCAAGATTATCAGGGAGGAGTATGGCAG actccatgGACGCAGCGACGAGAGTGATCAGCAGGAGTCCCTGCACAAACTGTTGACATCCGGAGGCCTGAACGAGGATTTCAGCTTCCATTATGCCCAGCTCCAGTCCAACATCATTGAGGCGATTAATGAGCTGCTAGTGGAGCTGG AAGGGACAACGGAGAACATTGCAGCCCAGGCTCTGGAGCACATTCACTCCAATGAGGTGATCATGACCATTGGCTTCTCCCGAACAGTAGAGGCCTTCCTCAAAGAGGCTGCCCGAAAGAGGAAATTCCATGTCATTGTAGCAGAGTGTGCTCCTTTCTGCCAG GGTCATGAAATGGCTGTGAATTTGTCCAAAGCAGGTATTGAGACAACTGTCATGACTGATGCTGCAATTTTTGCCGTTATGTCAAGAGTCAACAAG GTGATCATTGGCacgaagaccatcctggccaatgggGCCCTGAGAGCTGTGACAGGAACTCACACTCTGGCACTGGCAGCAAAAcaccattccaccccactcatCGTCTGTGCACCTATGTTCAAACTTTCCCCACAg ttccCCAATGAAGAAGACTCATTTCATAAGTTTGTGGCTCCTGAAGAAGTCTTGCCATTCACAGAAG gggacattctggaaaaggtcaGCGTGCATTGCCCTGTGTTTGACTACGTCCCCCCAGAGCTCATTACCCTCTTTATCTCCAACATTGGTGGGAATGCACCTTCCTACATCTACCGCCTGATGAGTGAACTCTACCATCCTGATGATCATGTTTTATGA
- the EIF2B2 gene encoding translation initiation factor eIF2B subunit beta isoform X1 has product MPGSAAKGSELSERIESFVETLKRGGGPRSSEEMARETLGLLRQIITDHRWSNAGELMELIRREGRRMTAAQPSETTVGNMVRRVLKIIREEYGRLHGRSDESDQQESLHKLLTSGGLNEDFSFHYAQLQSNIIEAINELLVELEGTTENIAAQALEHIHSNEVIMTIGFSRTVEAFLKEAARKRKFHVIVAECAPFCQGHEMAVNLSKAGIETTVMTDAAIFAVMSRVNKVIIGTKTILANGALRAVTGTHTLALAAKHHSTPLIVCAPMFKLSPQFPNEEDSFHKFVAPEEVLPFTEGTEVVCACLHVLCVFGVCVCMCFGLFVVLLVNRTECCQVVFFIILLVRTVFFSSSECLRT; this is encoded by the exons ATGCCGGGATCCGCAGCGAAGGGCTCGGAGTTGTCAGAGAGGATCGAGAGCTTCGTGGAGACCCTGAAGCGGGGTGGTGGGCCGCGCAGCTCCGAGGAAATGGCTCGGGAGACCCTGGGGCTGCTGCGCCAGATCATCACAGACCACCGCTGGAGCAACGCGG gggagctgatggagctgatcCGCAGAGAGGGCAGGAGGATGACGGCCGCTCAGCCCTCCGAGACCACCGTGGGCAACATGGTGCGGAGAGTGCTCAAGATTATCAGGGAGGAGTATGGCAG actccatgGACGCAGCGACGAGAGTGATCAGCAGGAGTCCCTGCACAAACTGTTGACATCCGGAGGCCTGAACGAGGATTTCAGCTTCCATTATGCCCAGCTCCAGTCCAACATCATTGAGGCGATTAATGAGCTGCTAGTGGAGCTGG AAGGGACAACGGAGAACATTGCAGCCCAGGCTCTGGAGCACATTCACTCCAATGAGGTGATCATGACCATTGGCTTCTCCCGAACAGTAGAGGCCTTCCTCAAAGAGGCTGCCCGAAAGAGGAAATTCCATGTCATTGTAGCAGAGTGTGCTCCTTTCTGCCAG GGTCATGAAATGGCTGTGAATTTGTCCAAAGCAGGTATTGAGACAACTGTCATGACTGATGCTGCAATTTTTGCCGTTATGTCAAGAGTCAACAAG GTGATCATTGGCacgaagaccatcctggccaatgggGCCCTGAGAGCTGTGACAGGAACTCACACTCTGGCACTGGCAGCAAAAcaccattccaccccactcatCGTCTGTGCACCTATGTTCAAACTTTCCCCACAg ttccCCAATGAAGAAGACTCATTTCATAAGTTTGTGGCTCCTGAAGAAGTCTTGCCATTCACAGAAGGTACAGAAgttgtgtgtgcatgcctgcatGTGTTGTGTGTATTCGgggtttgtgtgtgcatgtgttttggtctttttgttgttttgttggtcAATAGAACTGAATGCTGTCAGGTTGTGTTTTTTATCATACTTCTTGTGCGGACTGTTTTCTTTAGCAGCTCAGAGTGCTTGAGGACCTGA